From the genome of Phlebotomus papatasi isolate M1 chromosome 2, Ppap_2.1, whole genome shotgun sequence:
cgaaaaggtacacttttaatttttctgagaaattaataaattaaaatttgtgaatatgaatggattttcgctttatttggagcaaaattaactaaataatgaaactgtggtatagaaaatgtataaatacagtaatttagtactgtatttatcatgaaaagagtgacgtttccatttggagcagcgaaaaatttccatttgaagcaggttttgaattagcataatttaccctaagtaaaaatatgaaaatattttgtaaaatccgataaatggcagcggctgccacggtccttccgtgacacttttagttagggttctacgaagtgttaaagttcCTCTCCTTCTCTCTCTTTTGCACAGATATTGCCTTCATTGTCTTTCAAAGGCATATGTGTTGCCCTCCcaaagtatacgcttaagtgtaAATATCTCACTTAAGCGAATATCCAGGAATTTTCGCTCCAAAACAAGTGTTTGGGGTTCTGAGGGACCCAAGGGCGTATAATGGagataggggggggggggtgtctTGCATATATCACTACCCCAAGCGATTTAAGGAATAAATTCgtcacaataataataatatagatATGTCTTTAGGTGGATTAAAGTCTTTAGGTGAGGGTTTATTAGTTCAgttgaattttatatttttttttagaaaatatcaaagtgcGCTTCTTTAAAGAAGATGAATATGAAAATGTGGTCTGGCAAGCTTATGGAAATTTCACAGAAATTGATGTACATCATCAGTATGGAATTGCTCTCACAACCCCTGAATATTACAAGAAAGATATCAAAACACAAGTTGATGTTAGGATTCAACTTGAGCGTCCAAGTGATGGAGAAAAGAGCGAATCTTTGCCTTTTACCTACAAACCTTGCCTGGAAGCCATGGCACCAAGAAAACGTGCTAGACCAAATGAAAGTTTTAACTCTTCTGACATTCCCCTGACTGTGAATCAAATGGATGTGGGACCTCGTATTAGTGAGGAATTTAACACGACCGAGCAGTTGAATGATATACTTAAAAATGCAGATGAAAATATACTTCCAGAAATTAGTGCGGAATTTCTAAAGCATATTGAGATGAATTCAGATGGTGGGATATTATTCATAAAGTCTTTCTTGTtcataactaatttttttattctttttttttgaagaatacaAGGAAATGATGGATTATGACTCCTCCCACTTGATTATGTCAGATTGGACTCCCACAAGTGGACCCCTTCTCTGCAGGGATTCTCCATCAACTGGAGCATCATCTAAAGGCCGAATGGATGTCTTCACTGAAAAGGTGTCGAACACTTCGTGCAACAATCTAAAGGATAATGAGGCAATTTACAAGAAAATTCTTCAACTCGTATCTACGTATGGAGCTTCCGTTCCCATCAAAGTGGAACACATTGTGAATCATCTCCTTACTGAATCCAAGAAAACAGGAGAAAAGTAAGTGGAGTGTTTTTAAATAGTATTGCGTGAAtctcaaaactatttttaagaaattcgaaGTTCCTGTTATGTTGATTTATCGTTTTTGAAAGTTtagtttttgaaatgtttttttttttatttctgtgaAATGAGAAGCCTGAAATTTGTCTTGAATTACAAATGAAATTCTTGTGATACTATCAATTggtttaattttagtttttctctattttctatGCCTCAGTTTTTTTCGAATATTGAAATGCAGTtaataattgtttttcgaaatataaaaaaaaatatattccactTTGAAAGTTACATGAACCATTTGAACTAACAAAAATTGTCCTATTTCTAGCATTTGCACATTATGCaacaatattcaataatttattttgtatttgtataccCGTCGTGTTTTTTTGTTACTTGAGTACTTGAATCTTTATGTTGTAGGCTGTAATGTCTGTATTAGCGATAATACAGGGAGTttcggcttaagtgaaaatggATTGAAATAATTTGATATTAAATTGCCTAcaattgggagctcatttataaaataatttttgataatgcccctattttattattaatcgtgtcgaggtcTAAAATTAAGtctgtcttgcccaaaaacgggccacgtcaatggcaagcggacttgccgacatcaaatcccctGTTTCGCATGAggcaggggacaacggacaatGTGGGGTGTGGTTTGAAAGTTTGAATTACCCCGCAGTCACATAGGATGTCACATTCAGAGAATCCCCATCGCCGTTTGTTATCTCTCGAGCGCACTACACTCAATCCcgacattatgcacttcgggattatgcacctgacggaattatgcacatacaattatgcaagatTGCCTACCATTGAGagttaatttatgaaatcatttttgaaaggGACAgttcctaaccggcttatgtaggtgagatttttaacgtgagctaactcgaaatgcatgcaaattcgatttatagctgaagttgggggacaccACTCAGTTATCATGAATCAAATTTGTGacattatacaaattttgtatttaaaccaaaatatcaaagatttgggtggagtgacagaaaagtgatatatgggtgaaatgtagactagAATGTTccctataattttgccatagaacttgATATCATCGATTAATtggaagccgagataatcgaggttgtttgtttttgaactcgttttttcgaccagatcgccccaagtgttcatttgatgaacttcaactatatcaatgaattgttgtattttgtgagactttccatttaaaaccctattttaagtgtcttggtcgagtagaagcagtcaaattggcatctgagtgatttcaaagcgttattatgggaaaagtcaattttttcacacttaaacagcaaaatcggagtgatagcgtagtctgagcggataatgttgtatggacgaaatgtagacacaaatgtcctctacaatgatatcgaagtaatcatcaaaatcggttcagcgacagtcgagataattgaggttatgtgatattgaaattgtttttctgGTGTTGGtgccacgaagttcaaatgttctagaaagttgtagcatttggtgagatctttcgtttaagccctcattcatcaaaatcggttaaatagaaccggagatatgatttttttgtattacgtgaactttgacccctcatatctccgttTCTATTACAACCACAGCGCACTTGCGCCCCTTTTTGGAAACGtgctagactggactacaacactctaaaatttgattaacttacacaatggcgtttttgagaaaaatgagtttgaattttgatgaattttgacgctatcgcagcgccgcTTGTGgtaactttttgaacttccatctgaaagtgctcatcgagatgaaaccaaaaactcaaaatttagctcaaaatgttcattagaaccggagatagaggccggtcaatattcgaactttgaccccttatagctcgggtcaggggttatggatcgacttaagtatttatttgtttgataggtataatcagcggctacaacatactaaaatttcagcccgatgcacaaaggaatttttgagttatttaacttataaaattgaaaatgtttgtttttaataatagcgcccctagcggtggttttatgaacttgtcaTGTTAGAaaaggaagtggaatttcacgagagctgtccaaaacgccctcactttttaaattctgacaattagaaccggagttatggccattttaagaaattttttttggatccttatagctcgggacaggggggtcggggaaccTTGTGTTTGGTAtttatcgaaagctctaagtcccagctataacatactaaaatttgagcccgatcgttGCTATAggagcggagctattgagatAACAAAAAatggggggtattcaaaatggcggaaggaggggtgggggtgggggggTCAATGGaccaaaatgcaattttcacccgatatataacctttgccgaaaaccgcaagttgatatctgtcttagtttaggagctattaagctccaaagaccggccggacggacagacggacggacggacgggaacggtatttagccatccatatattcgtgatcaggaagtggccaaacacattctggtaaagtttggggccgatcggaggacatgagattttgttaggattatagtaggtgagatggttaagaatctcacctaatacgccTGAGTGTATACTATGTATATtacgacgcgggaaatttgaaaacactgtgtttcttcttcaaaataaaactttaatttcttttatgaaggtaaaatttttaaatattcttaccATTTATTGacgaactctggccaaaaagtgctgtttgttaatgcatttctattaagcagttgaatctttttgttttgactacttttactccgcgcgaaattcgttctacggccgatttattgaaaagaaagcccctgcgggtaggCAAATTTTCACGAtccataatgccatttcgcgcattTTTTCGGGtttcgaaaatgtgcataatcccgggacagAGTGTACGCTGCTTCTCAAACaattgagagacttccatgtcTTCCATTTTGTTCTCCACCAGGAGGAAGGCTCTCCCTTAATCTTTCGTTAATCTGACACCAGGGGCAATCTTTACGAATGTTAcgaagattgttttttttttgataaggtTCTAGATAGAGATTTGAGGTTTTCGAGGGACCCCTTATAAATCAATTCAAGAACCaatgctttttattttttctgtcctTCGCCTTCCTTTTCAAAACAATGCGTTTTAGGGACTAATTGAAAACGCGAGGTGCgtagttttattttttggatatattttacagATCACTTAGGCAAACATAGTATTTTTTACGGTTTTACATGGGAAAAAAGTTGAAAACGCTCtagagaacatatttttcatccgatttggaaaaatttggattccttggaaaggtcttggaattcttagCAAGCCTGAACCTACTCCAACCGTTTATAAAccgataaatattatttttgtataaaaatcaatAGTTTGACATTTACacgatttttgataaataataattaataataatttgaataatgTATCCAAATACAAAAGTACATGTTGCATAGTGAAAGAAAGCCATTGATAAGTATTTTAAGCTCATCGTGTTTGTTAGACGAGTtcattgcaaaagaaaatttttctcacGAGCTTAGCAAAACTTACCACTGGAATTCTTATAGTTTGCTCCATTGGGCTATTCGAGAGGACGATGGAAGAGTTAAGAACATCCTTGATATTgtttacaaattcaatttaaatgaatatttggACACGGTgaatgagaaaggagaaaattgcTTGCATTTGGCTTGTGTTATGGATAAGGCTGAATACATTAAGCCACTGATTAACTTGGGAGCAAATCCCAATACCTGGGACTGCAATGGGAATACACCTCTTCATGTTGCTGTTGCTGAAGGTCGTCAGATGTGCATTGCAAGAATTGTTGATCAAAGTCATTATACACCAAAAAGCAAGCCACTGGATATCAATTTGGCCAATGATCAGGGGATGACAGCTCTTCATCTTGCGGTAAAGAATCACAATTTAGAGGCAGTGAAGAGGCTCGTAGAAGCTGGAGCTTCGGTGAAAATTGCTGAAAGGAAGCACGGCAATAGTATTTTGCATATTGCCGTTGCTGAACGTGCTGTCGATATTGTGAGGTTCCTGTTGCAAAAAACTAAAGTGGATGTTAATCAGATGACTTCGTCAGGGTACACACCTTTGCATTTGGCGTGTGTTTCCACTGAAACAGCAGATTCCAAGGAGATCGTGAGATTGCTCCTTGAACACAAAGCGGATCCCATGAAAGCCAACGACAGTAGAGTTCATGTAAGtttattctttaatattttatggcattgaataaatgagcagtaaaaagttaaaaatgatcagtaacaaaaaaatttgaaacagtgatattatcgtccaaattttggcaaagggaaaataaaaggcttttcactctatatggaactattttaaatgttaaatatataaattgggcccatttttgtaaagatttaagttttttactgaccataattagatattttactgctcatttttaattttttactgcccatttagaattttttactgctcgtttgttttttgccatatttTATTAATCATATTATGTGTGCTTTTTTATTATCTCAGTTATTGTTATTCTCGAATTTAATCAATCAATTTCAATCGGTCTTCACTCCGGCTGGTCATAGTACACTGGAACTAGATCTTCGGCTTTGAAAGAGAATATGTGCCCaattaaaatcccaaatggatcaaaatcctgaaaagccaaaatcccgaaagccaacatCCCGAAGGCGAATGtccgaaaaatccaaaatcctgaagagccaagatctctaaaaataaaattccgaatggtccGATTGTGGATTTCGGGCCtatggctttcggaattttagtttcTTGGAATTtcgactttcaggattttggtttcgcGAGAATTTGACTCCGGATTTTGGCTTCGCGATTttagattttcggaattttaacttattcaggattttggctatttgggatttcgacCTATTACGGGTTTTTGGTcacgggattttggcgttcaagattttggtgttcggaattttagctattCGGAATTTCTACCCATTCCAGATTGTGACTTTCGGGCTTTtcgcttttggaattttgactttcgggattttggtttcccGGGAATTTGACtccgaattttaaattttcgaaatctccgaattttggattttcgggattgtaacttattcaggattttggctactCAAGATTTCGACATATTCctgattttgggtttcgggattttggctattcaggaTATCGACCCACTCGGtattttggctctcgggattttagcttcgggattttttaatttgggatttcgacctattccggattttgggattttggcgttcaggattttgactattcgagatttcgacccatttctGATTGTGACTTCCGAgttttttggcttttggaattttagtttttcgggattttggcttttgggaattTGACTTActcaggattttgactatttGGGACTTCGACCTATTCCGAATTTtgagtttcgggattttggaccattcgggattttggccctttcgagattttggctattcaggaATTCGACCCATTCTGAATTTTggtttcggtattttggcgttcagggtttttggctttcgggattttagcgttcgggattttggctattcgggatttcgacccattccgGATTCTAGCTTCTGTGTTTTTgggtttcggaattttagtttttcaggattttggctctcgggattttggttttgcgTGAATtagactttcaggattttgacttcaGTATTTTGGTTCTTCGGCATTTCGACCCATTCcacattttggctttcgagattttggtgttCAGAATTTTagtcttttcaagattttggcgttccggattttgaatattcgggatttcgacccagtCCGGATTGTaactttcgggtttttggctttctgaatttagttttacgggattttggctttcggaattttgggttttGCGGGAATTCGACCTATTCCCATTGGCTTTctgactttcaagattttggctttcggaattttggtttttcaggatttggCTTCCGGGGTTTCTACGTTCGGAATTTTgctcttcaggattttagctttcgggatattggtgttcgggattttgactcattcaagattttggctattcgggatttcggctcattttgaattttggcattcggtattttggcgttcgaaattttgatcggaacacaattttttattttacaaacttttggctcatgtttttaaattttaaatgatcatAACGGCTGGGTAGTTTGGGAAGGTATCGTACAATGCTACACATTTTAAGAACATTGAAATATTCGTACGACCTTTTCTACTACTGGTTTTGtttttccgaaaaatcgttCTTCGAGAATTTGTTGTGTAATATTTCGAAAAGTAGACGAGCATTTTGATGAAATATTTGTAACTGAAGCCATGATTTTTCCAACTAGTCACACATCTCTTTCGACGTAACATAACCTGCCctataatgcaaaataatttgTCCAGTCTATGTGGCTTATATTTGAAACGTTTAACTGGTTTCTGCGAAATTTTAGTGTATTATATCTAAGAAAGAGACTTTGTCCAGTAATGAATTGCACCACTATCTACTTCAGTTAACTGttacttttttaattagatcttaaaacattatacttatttagggtaagtgtgccaaatttcggcatagttgcatgcaagcgtcgaagtctcaagtttgaaatgtaatattttaaatacaaattgatttttttattctttcttctgaaagagtgttgcttggaaccttgtaaagagtttaccgtctttatttactccaaaatcattcttaataaattttaaaatgaataaaaatgtagacatagttttggtgccctatttcggccaccttcattctcatagttccttgcccttcgggaattcttccaatgcctttttcacgtcatctcgtttattgaagctacatttttgatattcttttgcattgtatagtctctagagtacgtaaaatctaaaagttttggaaattcgaggaacaaaaaaggtggccgaaattgcaagctggccggaatttagcacacttagcCTATTAGAtccttgaaaaatatattttttctaacttttccaATTTATTGAACTTCTGCTTATCATGTCTGATATGATAAcaatgaaaattcaaataattcacCCCTGAAACTATTTGTCTTTT
Proteins encoded in this window:
- the LOC129801471 gene encoding nuclear factor NF-kappa-B p110 subunit isoform X2; translation: MNQMLHLNTAQPHLVIIHEPMDKFRFRYKSEMHGSHGSLMASTKDKSKKHYPRVELRGYDGEAIIRCSLYQEDTERPMPHSHKLVVRNGDEDREDPHDVIVSPTIGFHAEFRGMGIIHTAKKNIAEELFKKLKTTGEAERGEDLTAREEAQLREKAIKEEKNMNLNTVRLCFQCFVKDASGQLRELCKPVYSQAINNMKSALTGELKISRMSCAVSSVNGGDDVFLFVEKVNKKNIKVRFFKEDEYENVVWQAYGNFTEIDVHHQYGIALTTPEYYKKDIKTQVDVRIQLERPSDGEKSESLPFTYKPCLEAMAPRKRARPNESFNSSDIPLTVNQMDVGPRISEEFNTTEQLNDILKNADENILPEISAEFLKHIEMNSDEYKEMMDYDSSHLIMSDWTPTSGPLLCRDSPSTGASSKGRMDVFTEKVSNTSCNNLKDNEAIYKKILQLVSTYGASVPIKVEHIVNHLLTESKKTGENLLHWAIREDDGRVKNILDIVYKFNLNEYLDTVNEKGENCLHLACVMDKAEYIKPLINLGANPNTWDCNGNTPLHVAVAEGRQMCIARIVDQSHYTPKSKPLDINLANDQGMTALHLAVKNHNLEAVKRLVEAGASVKIAERKHGNSILHIAVAERAVDIVRFLLQKTKVDVNQMTSSGYTPLHLACVSTETADSKEIVRLLLEHKADPMKANDSRVHIPQASEMSTNVEEMDMERARNSFELAQNKPEILAVLQQFSNLGKAEIKKEIVDMEPEVVGIPPLFDDICLRQLCDIFNANDLWKQLAIILDQSSRISVFEKSANPTKTLLNVIVEIQDSSLEDLMSAFKYLRVDNAIACVQQMMMRKNVTGTTIKIE
- the LOC129801471 gene encoding nuclear factor NF-kappa-B p110 subunit isoform X1 codes for the protein MSTILDLDSHRVYDTRAFSSTPSPLSNSSTSDGSEATYNYQGSQGSNIGQLSYNMNQMLHLNTAQPHLVIIHEPMDKFRFRYKSEMHGSHGSLMASTKDKSKKHYPRVELRGYDGEAIIRCSLYQEDTERPMPHSHKLVVRNGDEDREDPHDVIVSPTIGFHAEFRGMGIIHTAKKNIAEELFKKLKTTGEAERGEDLTAREEAQLREKAIKEEKNMNLNTVRLCFQCFVKDASGQLRELCKPVYSQAINNMKSALTGELKISRMSCAVSSVNGGDDVFLFVEKVNKKNIKVRFFKEDEYENVVWQAYGNFTEIDVHHQYGIALTTPEYYKKDIKTQVDVRIQLERPSDGEKSESLPFTYKPCLEAMAPRKRARPNESFNSSDIPLTVNQMDVGPRISEEFNTTEQLNDILKNADENILPEISAEFLKHIEMNSDEYKEMMDYDSSHLIMSDWTPTSGPLLCRDSPSTGASSKGRMDVFTEKVSNTSCNNLKDNEAIYKKILQLVSTYGASVPIKVEHIVNHLLTESKKTGENLLHWAIREDDGRVKNILDIVYKFNLNEYLDTVNEKGENCLHLACVMDKAEYIKPLINLGANPNTWDCNGNTPLHVAVAEGRQMCIARIVDQSHYTPKSKPLDINLANDQGMTALHLAVKNHNLEAVKRLVEAGASVKIAERKHGNSILHIAVAERAVDIVRFLLQKTKVDVNQMTSSGYTPLHLACVSTETADSKEIVRLLLEHKADPMKANDSRVHIPQASEMSTNVEEMDMERARNSFELAQNKPEILAVLQQFSNLGKAEIKKEIVDMEPEVVGIPPLFDDICLRQLCDIFNANDLWKQLAIILDQSSRISVFEKSANPTKTLLNVIVEIQDSSLEDLMSAFKYLRVDNAIACVQQMMMRKNVTGTTIKIE